Proteins encoded within one genomic window of Nonomuraea gerenzanensis:
- a CDS encoding NmrA family NAD(P)-binding protein — protein sequence MMILVLGGTGKTGRRIADRLTSLGLPVRIGSRSAGPAFDWQDRGTWQAALDGVTAVYLSYYPDLAFPGAHDDIEAFTELAVRSGVRKLVLLSGRGEPAAAASERVVRESGAQWTVLRCSWFMQNFSEDFLQGAVLDGVIALPAADVPEPFLDVEDIADVAVAALTEEGHANRLYELTGPRLLTFADVAEELSEIVGRPITFVRVTPEEYVGAAVAHGVPRETAEGLGHLFTDILDGRNASVTDGVRAALGRPARDFTDFARSSAHVWKR from the coding sequence ATGATGATTTTGGTACTCGGCGGCACCGGCAAGACCGGCCGCCGCATCGCTGACCGGCTCACCTCGCTCGGCCTGCCTGTACGGATCGGCTCCCGCTCGGCCGGCCCGGCCTTCGACTGGCAGGACCGCGGCACCTGGCAGGCCGCGCTCGACGGCGTCACCGCCGTCTACCTGTCCTACTATCCCGACCTGGCCTTCCCCGGCGCGCACGACGACATCGAGGCGTTCACCGAGCTGGCCGTGCGCAGCGGCGTGCGCAAGCTGGTCCTGCTGTCCGGCAGGGGCGAGCCGGCGGCCGCGGCCAGTGAGCGCGTCGTGCGGGAGTCGGGCGCGCAGTGGACGGTGCTGCGCTGCAGCTGGTTCATGCAGAACTTTAGCGAGGACTTCCTTCAGGGCGCGGTGCTCGACGGCGTGATCGCGCTGCCCGCCGCCGACGTGCCCGAGCCGTTCCTGGACGTGGAGGACATCGCGGACGTGGCCGTGGCCGCGCTCACCGAGGAGGGACACGCGAACAGGCTGTACGAGCTGACGGGGCCGAGGCTGCTGACCTTCGCGGACGTGGCGGAGGAGCTGTCGGAGATCGTCGGCAGGCCGATCACGTTCGTCCGGGTGACGCCGGAGGAGTACGTCGGCGCGGCCGTGGCGCACGGGGTGCCCCGCGAGACGGCCGAGGGCCTCGGGCACCTGTTCACCGACATCCTGGACGGCCGCAACGCGAGCGTGACGGACGGCGTGCGCGCGGCGCTCGGCCGCCCGGCCCGCGACTTCACGGACTTCGCCCGGTCCAGCGCGCACGTCTGGAAGCGCTAA
- a CDS encoding MFS transporter: MSSRLYPMAAGNFAIGTGMFVTAGLLPPISADLGVSRSAAGQLMTVFALAYAVLSPLLAALTARLSRRTVLLVAMAVFVAGNTLTALAPTYALVMLTRVIAAAGAAMFTPTSSAVANALTEPERRGRALALVMGGLSVSSAIGVPLGTWLGEAAGWRATLWMVAGLGLVGLVGVAVLVPEVRIPVSGRLRERFEPLGDRRVLAVMVTQLLMFAAGFTAYTYIGSLFDLPLPALLWAWGLGGIVGNTLGGRLTDAYGPRRMIIGGLAASVVFLALAPVANLALPVALAWGFLWGATGWLVAPAQQFRTVTAVPGNVPIGLGLLSSAQYVGLFVAGVAGGAALDAYGRTGVVVVATGFGLVALLFTLVTYRARPKVSVPAT; encoded by the coding sequence ATGAGTTCGCGGCTCTACCCGATGGCCGCCGGGAATTTCGCGATCGGTACGGGCATGTTCGTGACCGCCGGGCTGCTGCCGCCCATCTCCGCGGACCTGGGGGTCTCCCGGTCCGCCGCGGGGCAGCTCATGACCGTGTTCGCGCTGGCCTACGCCGTCCTGTCGCCGCTGCTCGCCGCGCTGACGGCCCGGCTGTCGCGCAGGACGGTGCTGCTGGTGGCCATGGCGGTGTTCGTGGCGGGCAACACCTTGACCGCGCTGGCGCCCACGTACGCGCTGGTCATGCTGACCCGGGTGATCGCGGCGGCCGGAGCGGCCATGTTCACCCCCACCTCCTCGGCCGTGGCGAACGCGCTGACGGAGCCCGAGCGGCGCGGGCGCGCGCTGGCGCTGGTGATGGGCGGGCTGAGCGTGTCGTCGGCCATCGGGGTGCCGCTCGGCACCTGGCTGGGCGAGGCGGCCGGCTGGCGGGCCACGCTGTGGATGGTCGCCGGGCTCGGGCTGGTCGGGCTGGTGGGGGTCGCGGTGCTGGTGCCCGAGGTGCGGATCCCGGTGTCGGGGCGGTTGCGGGAGCGGTTCGAGCCGCTGGGGGACCGGAGGGTGCTGGCCGTGATGGTGACGCAGCTGCTGATGTTCGCGGCGGGCTTCACCGCCTACACCTACATCGGGTCGCTGTTCGACCTGCCGCTGCCCGCGTTGTTGTGGGCGTGGGGGCTGGGCGGCATCGTGGGCAACACGCTCGGCGGGCGGCTCACCGACGCCTACGGGCCGCGCCGGATGATCATCGGTGGGCTGGCCGCGTCCGTGGTGTTCCTGGCGCTGGCCCCCGTCGCGAATCTGGCCCTGCCCGTCGCGCTGGCCTGGGGCTTCCTGTGGGGCGCGACCGGGTGGCTGGTGGCGCCCGCCCAGCAGTTCAGGACCGTCACGGCGGTGCCGGGCAACGTGCCGATCGGGCTGGGGCTGCTGTCGTCCGCGCAGTACGTCGGGCTGTTCGTGGCGGGGGTGGCCGGTGGCGCGGCGCTCGACGCGTACGGGCGGACGGGGGTGGTCGTGGTGGCCACCGGGTTCGGGCTGGTGGCGCTGCTGTTCACGCTGGTGACGTACCGGGCGCGGCCCAAGGTGAGCGTGCCCGCTACCTAA
- the lipB gene encoding lipoyl(octanoyl) transferase LipB, protein MRARPLTLIQDELVEYDQAMERMTDLVGQRQRDERPDTLWLLSHPSVYTVGRRTPLDHLPDPTRGIPVVETGRGGQLTYHGPGQLVGYLVVKLDEGEGIVDYVREVELRLVEALGKLGLAAERRDTPPGSELLTGVWTVETGRKIISIGMRQSRGVTSHGFALNVDGDLTPWSWAVACGMPDVDMTSVKRELGDTAMADVRAVVAEAFEAS, encoded by the coding sequence ATGAGGGCAAGGCCGCTGACGCTCATCCAGGATGAGCTCGTCGAGTACGACCAGGCGATGGAGCGCATGACCGACCTCGTCGGGCAGCGCCAACGGGACGAGCGGCCGGACACGCTCTGGCTGCTGAGCCACCCGTCCGTCTACACCGTCGGGCGCCGCACCCCGCTCGACCACCTGCCCGACCCCACGCGCGGCATCCCGGTCGTCGAGACCGGCCGCGGCGGCCAGCTCACCTACCACGGTCCCGGGCAGCTCGTCGGTTACCTCGTCGTCAAGCTCGACGAGGGCGAGGGCATCGTCGACTACGTGCGCGAGGTCGAGCTGAGGCTGGTCGAGGCGCTGGGCAAGCTGGGGCTGGCGGCCGAGCGGCGGGACACGCCGCCGGGCTCGGAGCTGCTGACCGGGGTCTGGACGGTGGAGACCGGCCGCAAGATCATCTCCATCGGGATGCGGCAGAGCCGGGGCGTCACCAGTCACGGGTTCGCGCTCAACGTCGACGGTGACCTGACGCCGTGGAGCTGGGCCGTGGCCTGCGGGATGCCCGATGTGGACATGACCTCGGTCAAGCGTGAGCTGGGTGACACCGCGATGGCCGACGTGCGCGCGGTCGTGGCGGAGGCGTTCGAAGCGTCCTGA
- a CDS encoding undecaprenyl-diphosphate phosphatase — protein sequence MIGWLEAVILGLVQGLTEFLPISSSAHIRVVSAFAGWRDPGAAFTAVIQIGTELAVVIYFRKELWEIISTWTRSLFVRELRSHWAARMGWYIIIGTLPIGVLGLVLKDQIETVFRDLRLVGTTLIVFALILWFADRTARNKLTLEKHLSITHALIYGFAQALALIPGVSRSGGTTTAGLLLDYRREDAAKYSFLLAMPAVFASGLLELFEIGGANTPDWGPTIVATIVSFVVGYAAVAWFLRYISTHRFTPFVIYRIILGFFIILAVTVGWIPAIG from the coding sequence GTGATCGGCTGGCTAGAAGCGGTGATCTTGGGGTTGGTCCAAGGGCTCACGGAGTTCCTGCCGATCTCCTCCAGCGCCCACATCCGGGTGGTCTCCGCCTTCGCCGGCTGGCGCGACCCGGGGGCCGCGTTCACGGCGGTCATCCAGATCGGCACGGAGCTGGCCGTGGTGATCTACTTCCGCAAGGAGCTGTGGGAGATCATCTCGACGTGGACGCGTTCGCTGTTCGTCAGGGAGCTGCGCAGCCACTGGGCGGCCCGCATGGGCTGGTACATCATCATCGGCACCCTGCCCATCGGCGTGCTCGGGCTGGTGCTGAAGGACCAGATCGAGACCGTCTTCCGCGACCTGCGCCTGGTGGGCACCACGCTGATCGTCTTCGCGCTCATCCTGTGGTTCGCCGACCGCACCGCCCGCAACAAGCTCACGCTGGAGAAGCACCTCAGCATCACGCACGCCCTCATCTACGGCTTCGCCCAGGCCCTCGCCCTCATCCCGGGCGTGTCGCGCTCGGGCGGCACGACGACGGCCGGCCTGCTGCTCGACTACCGGCGCGAGGACGCGGCGAAGTACTCGTTCCTGCTGGCCATGCCCGCCGTCTTCGCCTCGGGCCTGCTGGAGCTGTTCGAGATCGGCGGCGCGAACACGCCCGACTGGGGGCCCACGATCGTGGCCACGATCGTGTCGTTCGTCGTGGGGTACGCGGCGGTGGCGTGGTTCCTGCGCTACATCAGCACCCACCGCTTCACGCCCTTCGTGATCTACCGGATCATCCTGGGCTTCTTCATCATCCTGGCGGTCACCGTAGGCTGGATTCCGGCGATCGGCTGA
- the hrpB gene encoding ATP-dependent helicase HrpB, producing MVLPIRHVLPELLSVLDRHGSAVLTAPPGTGKTTVVPLALAEAGLRVVVAEPRRLAVRAAARRMGVSYTIRGERHVGANPMVEVVTTGVLLQRLQRDQELTGVDAVVLDECHERHLDADTALAFLLDVRDTLRPDLRLLATSATADAQPWADLIGGPIVAATGAAHPVETVWAPPPRPVVPPHGLRVDPALLSHVAAVVRRALAERAGDVLCFLPGVGEIAKVAGMLAGEAEQLLQVHGQAPAHVQDAVLSPGQGRRVVLATSVAESSLTVPGVRVVVDSGLAREPRTDHARGLGSLTTVRVSKASATQRAGRAGREAPGTVYRCWPAAEHDRLADHARPEIALADLTGFALQTACWGAPDASGLALLDPPPPAALSAALRTLQALGALTTAAEAERARVTERGRRMALAGVHPRLARALLDLGPEAAEVVALLSEQLPRDASDDLAEVWRTARRGGTGFAARWRQEAARLRRTATTARTAAEAHPTAEAHATAEAGPTTKARTSPMTALSGDALAGMAVALAFPERVARRRGAGYLMASGTQAQLPEGSKLQTAPWLAIATADRPTGSASARIRQAVVIDEATARAATGTTTEDEITWRVPPGERRGDVSARRVERLGAIELSATPLKDADVRAAILHGLRTEDLLTWTRHARELRDRLAFCHRAIGAPWPPMDDLVALADQWLEPELSRARRRADVERIDVATALRRLIPWSERLDAVAPERIEVPTGSHVRLDYSGDQPVLAVKLQELFGWQETPRVAGVPVLVHLLSPAGRPLAVTADLASFWREGYRHVRAEMRGRYPKHPWPEDPLTARPTRRTNRSTP from the coding sequence ATGGTGCTGCCCATCCGGCACGTCCTGCCCGAGCTGCTCTCGGTGCTCGACCGGCACGGCAGCGCGGTCCTGACCGCCCCGCCCGGCACCGGCAAGACCACCGTGGTGCCCCTCGCCCTGGCCGAGGCGGGCCTGCGCGTCGTGGTGGCCGAGCCGCGCAGGCTCGCCGTACGCGCCGCCGCCCGCCGCATGGGCGTCAGCTACACGATCAGGGGCGAGCGCCACGTGGGCGCCAACCCCATGGTCGAGGTCGTCACCACCGGCGTGCTGCTCCAGCGCCTCCAGCGCGACCAGGAGCTGACCGGGGTCGACGCGGTCGTCCTCGACGAGTGCCACGAGCGGCACCTCGACGCCGACACGGCGCTGGCTTTCCTCCTCGACGTCCGCGACACGCTCCGCCCCGACCTGCGGCTGCTCGCCACCTCCGCCACCGCCGACGCCCAGCCGTGGGCCGACCTGATCGGCGGCCCGATCGTCGCCGCCACCGGCGCCGCCCACCCCGTGGAGACCGTGTGGGCCCCGCCGCCGCGCCCGGTCGTCCCGCCCCACGGGCTGCGCGTCGATCCCGCGCTGCTGTCCCACGTGGCCGCGGTCGTGCGCCGGGCGCTGGCGGAGCGGGCGGGCGACGTGCTCTGCTTCCTGCCGGGCGTGGGCGAGATCGCCAAGGTGGCGGGGATGCTGGCGGGCGAGGCGGAGCAGCTCCTCCAGGTCCACGGGCAGGCGCCGGCTCACGTCCAGGACGCCGTGCTGAGCCCGGGGCAGGGCCGCCGGGTGGTGCTGGCCACGTCCGTCGCCGAGTCGAGCCTGACCGTGCCGGGCGTGCGCGTGGTGGTGGACTCGGGGCTGGCCCGCGAGCCCCGTACGGACCACGCCCGGGGCCTGGGCTCGCTCACCACGGTCCGCGTCTCCAAGGCGTCGGCCACCCAGCGCGCCGGCCGCGCGGGCCGGGAGGCTCCCGGCACGGTCTACCGCTGCTGGCCGGCCGCCGAGCACGACCGGCTGGCCGACCACGCGCGGCCGGAGATCGCGCTCGCCGACCTGACGGGCTTCGCGCTCCAGACGGCCTGCTGGGGGGCGCCGGACGCCTCCGGCCTGGCCCTGCTCGACCCGCCACCGCCCGCCGCGCTGTCCGCCGCCCTGCGCACCCTGCAAGCGCTCGGCGCCCTCACCACGGCTGCGGAGGCGGAGCGCGCGCGGGTGACGGAGCGCGGGCGGCGGATGGCACTCGCCGGCGTGCATCCGCGCCTGGCCAGAGCCCTGCTCGACCTCGGCCCCGAGGCCGCCGAGGTGGTGGCCCTGCTGTCGGAGCAGCTGCCCCGCGACGCCTCCGACGACCTGGCGGAGGTCTGGCGCACGGCCCGGCGCGGCGGCACCGGCTTCGCGGCCCGCTGGCGCCAGGAGGCCGCCCGCCTGCGCCGCACCGCCACAACAGCCCGCACCGCGGCGGAGGCCCACCCCACCGCGGAGGCCCACGCCACCGCGGAGGCCGGCCCCACCACGAAGGCCCGCACCTCCCCCATGACGGCGCTGAGCGGTGACGCGCTGGCCGGGATGGCGGTCGCGCTGGCGTTCCCCGAACGGGTGGCGCGCCGTCGCGGCGCCGGCTACCTCATGGCCTCCGGCACCCAGGCCCAGCTCCCGGAGGGCTCCAAACTCCAGACCGCGCCATGGCTGGCCATCGCGACCGCCGACCGCCCCACCGGCTCCGCCTCGGCCCGCATCCGCCAGGCCGTCGTCATCGACGAGGCCACCGCCAGAGCGGCGACAGGCACCACGACGGAGGACGAGATCACCTGGCGCGTCCCACCGGGCGAACGCCGCGGCGACGTCTCGGCCCGCCGCGTCGAGCGCCTCGGCGCGATCGAGCTGTCCGCCACCCCGCTGAAGGACGCAGACGTCCGCGCCGCCATCCTGCACGGCCTGCGCACCGAGGACCTCCTCACCTGGACCAGGCATGCCAGGGAGCTGCGCGACCGCCTGGCGTTCTGCCACCGCGCGATCGGCGCCCCCTGGCCCCCGATGGACGACCTCGTCGCCCTCGCCGACCAGTGGCTGGAGCCCGAGCTGAGCAGGGCCCGCCGCCGCGCCGACGTGGAGCGCATCGACGTCGCCACGGCGCTGAGACGCCTGATCCCGTGGAGCGAGCGCCTGGACGCGGTGGCCCCCGAGCGCATCGAGGTGCCCACCGGCTCCCACGTCCGCCTGGACTACTCGGGCGACCAGCCCGTGCTGGCGGTCAAGCTCCAGGAGCTGTTCGGCTGGCAGGAGACCCCGCGCGTCGCCGGCGTCCCCGTCCTGGTGCACCTGCTCTCCCCGGCGGGCCGCCCGCTGGCCGTGACCGCTGACCTGGCCTCGTTCTGGCGCGAGGGCTACCGCCACGTACGCGCGGAGATGCGCGGCCGCTACCCCAAGCACCCCTGGCCGGAGGACCCCCTCACCGCCCGGCCCACCCGCCGCACCAACAGGAGCACCCCATGA
- a CDS encoding HAD domain-containing protein translates to MKPLLLIDVDGVLNPMGRPAPDFRRYRCTIGTDVYTVHLNPRHGRRLLELALATGSELVWATTWEHHANDWIAPRIGLPSLPVITMGAASAAPASEHGEMFKTPHVAAYAGQRPFVWFDDQVWAEDEEYLRVHQGLADFLLIHVDPRQGLTSRHLGMAHEWLTLTGFSQGS, encoded by the coding sequence GTGAAACCCCTGCTCCTGATCGACGTGGACGGCGTGCTCAACCCGATGGGCCGGCCCGCGCCGGACTTCCGCCGCTACCGCTGCACCATCGGCACCGACGTCTACACCGTGCACCTCAACCCCCGCCACGGCCGCCGCCTGCTCGAACTGGCCCTGGCCACCGGCTCCGAGCTGGTCTGGGCCACCACCTGGGAGCACCACGCCAACGACTGGATCGCCCCCCGGATCGGCCTGCCGTCCCTGCCCGTCATCACCATGGGCGCCGCCTCGGCCGCGCCCGCGAGCGAGCACGGGGAGATGTTCAAGACCCCGCACGTGGCGGCGTACGCGGGGCAGCGGCCGTTCGTCTGGTTCGACGACCAGGTGTGGGCGGAGGACGAGGAGTATCTCAGGGTGCATCAGGGTCTGGCCGATTTCCTGCTCATCCACGTGGACCCGCGACAGGGACTGACCAGCCGACATCTGGGCATGGCACATGAATGGCTGACCCTTACAGGGTTTTCTCAGGGTTCCTGA
- a CDS encoding ArsR/SmtB family transcription factor yields the protein MRLLPHPSTENIQLTEVLRALSDPVRLEIVIRLAAAGQMTCTVAGDDLGVHKSTASHHYRTLREAGVVLTKQEGRLKYMSLRRDDLERRFPGLLDAVLTAALPLPAGARA from the coding sequence ATGCGCCTGCTGCCACATCCGTCCACGGAGAACATCCAGCTCACGGAGGTTCTGCGGGCCCTCAGCGACCCCGTACGCCTTGAGATCGTGATCCGGCTCGCGGCGGCCGGGCAGATGACGTGCACGGTCGCGGGCGACGACCTCGGCGTGCACAAGTCGACCGCCTCGCACCACTACCGCACGCTGCGCGAGGCCGGCGTGGTGCTGACCAAGCAGGAGGGCCGGCTGAAGTACATGAGCCTGCGCCGCGACGACCTGGAGCGCCGCTTCCCCGGCCTGCTCGACGCGGTGCTGACCGCCGCGCTGCCCCTGCCCGCCGGAGCCCGTGCCTGA
- a CDS encoding alpha/beta fold hydrolase, with product MATLSSVAPANAETTEATRTITWAPCEEEPTAECGKLTVPIDWSKPDGPTVDIAVARRKATDPAARIGSLVINPGGPGGSGVEAAYGATWFTDELQKRFDIVGFDPRGVGRSNPVICSASVYNQMPHTVMKSQADFDAWNAFTKKLHADCRQRTGPLYDHVDSKDVARDLDALRAALGEEKLTYYGISYGTLIGQMYAELFPDRVRALGLDSNMDHSLGVAGFLSTEAIAVEDAFDQFVGWCEQEPSCVLHGQDVRAIWKSLLDKARRGELVYPSTGTKMTELQVIYNAALGNEGPDWVTLSQTINWLNGGAEPDWVPPLPGRGPVEGDVAYLPTAILCQDYNLKLRNYTEYAALMKVSGKLAPDTRYHPYPTDDLPICMNYPTTNPPHELNYTGDAPILLGNSLHDPATPWIWSANAARQLGSKAVLLTYEGWGHRIYGKDKCQTDIFDEYLISLKVPANGTRCAVGTPEETFKLRSAKPAWPTDKLSW from the coding sequence ATGGCGACACTGTCGTCCGTCGCGCCCGCGAACGCGGAGACGACCGAGGCCACGCGGACGATCACCTGGGCACCCTGCGAGGAGGAGCCGACCGCCGAGTGCGGCAAGCTGACCGTCCCGATCGACTGGTCCAAGCCTGACGGGCCGACCGTCGACATCGCCGTGGCCCGGCGCAAGGCCACCGACCCGGCCGCCCGCATCGGCTCGCTCGTGATCAACCCGGGCGGTCCCGGCGGCTCCGGCGTGGAGGCCGCGTACGGCGCCACCTGGTTCACCGACGAGCTGCAGAAGCGGTTCGACATCGTCGGCTTCGACCCCCGGGGCGTGGGGCGCAGCAACCCGGTGATCTGCTCGGCGTCGGTCTACAACCAGATGCCGCACACCGTCATGAAGAGCCAGGCCGACTTCGACGCCTGGAACGCCTTCACCAAGAAGCTGCACGCCGACTGCCGCCAGCGCACCGGCCCGCTGTACGACCACGTCGACTCCAAGGACGTGGCCCGCGACCTGGACGCCCTGCGCGCCGCCCTGGGTGAGGAGAAGCTGACCTACTACGGCATCTCCTACGGCACGCTGATCGGCCAGATGTACGCCGAGCTGTTCCCGGACCGCGTCCGGGCGCTCGGCCTCGACAGCAACATGGACCACAGCCTGGGCGTGGCGGGCTTCCTGTCCACCGAGGCGATCGCGGTCGAGGACGCCTTCGACCAGTTCGTCGGCTGGTGCGAGCAGGAGCCGAGCTGCGTGCTGCACGGCCAGGACGTCCGGGCGATCTGGAAGAGCCTGCTGGACAAGGCGCGCCGGGGCGAGCTCGTCTATCCGAGCACCGGCACCAAGATGACCGAGCTGCAGGTCATCTACAACGCCGCGCTGGGCAACGAGGGCCCCGACTGGGTGACGCTGAGCCAGACGATCAACTGGCTGAACGGCGGCGCCGAGCCGGACTGGGTGCCTCCGCTGCCGGGGCGCGGGCCGGTCGAGGGTGACGTGGCGTACCTGCCGACCGCGATCCTCTGCCAGGACTACAACCTCAAGCTGCGCAACTACACCGAGTACGCCGCGCTGATGAAGGTGTCCGGCAAGCTGGCGCCGGACACGCGGTACCACCCGTACCCGACCGACGACCTGCCGATCTGCATGAACTACCCGACCACCAACCCGCCGCACGAGCTGAACTACACGGGCGACGCCCCGATCCTGCTCGGCAACTCGCTGCACGACCCGGCGACGCCGTGGATCTGGTCGGCCAACGCCGCCCGCCAGCTCGGCTCCAAGGCGGTGCTGCTCACGTACGAGGGCTGGGGTCACCGCATCTACGGCAAGGACAAGTGCCAGACCGACATCTTCGACGAGTACCTGATCTCGCTGAAGGTGCCCGCGAACGGCACGCGCTGCGCCGTGGGCACGCCTGAGGAGACGTTCAAGCTCAGGAGCGCGAAGCCGGCCTGGCCGACGGACAAGCTCTCCTGGTAG
- a CDS encoding AraC family transcriptional regulator, producing MDQLAALLDGPRARGAFLLRSILDPPWSLRIQDEAPLSVIAQVRGESWIVFDGGEPVRLEPGQVAIARGPEPYVVADDPATRPQVVIHPGQHCTTLDGEVLYASLDLGIRTWGNSADGDTVLLTGTYNLEGAVSRRLLEALPQLIVEPGGPIIGLLGAEIVKDEPGQEAVLDRLLDLLLIAVLRAHFAAHDAPGWYRAMSDPVVGKAMRMLHNNPAHPWTVATLAAEVGVSRAALARRFTELVGEPPMSFLTDWRLALAADLLREPDATIGSVARKVGYGSPFALSAAFKRVRGISPQEHRAAAK from the coding sequence ATGGACCAGCTCGCGGCGCTACTCGACGGCCCGAGAGCCCGCGGCGCCTTCCTGCTCCGCTCGATCCTCGACCCGCCCTGGTCGCTGCGCATCCAGGACGAGGCGCCGCTGTCGGTGATCGCGCAGGTGCGGGGTGAGTCGTGGATCGTCTTCGACGGGGGTGAGCCCGTCCGCCTGGAGCCCGGGCAGGTGGCGATCGCGCGCGGGCCCGAGCCGTACGTCGTGGCCGACGACCCCGCCACCAGGCCGCAGGTCGTCATCCACCCGGGCCAGCACTGCACGACCCTCGACGGCGAGGTGCTCTACGCCTCCCTCGACCTGGGCATCCGTACGTGGGGCAACAGCGCCGACGGCGACACCGTGCTGCTCACCGGCACCTACAACCTGGAGGGCGCGGTCAGCAGGCGGCTGCTCGAAGCGCTGCCCCAGCTCATCGTGGAGCCGGGCGGCCCGATCATCGGGCTGCTCGGCGCCGAGATCGTCAAGGACGAGCCGGGCCAGGAGGCGGTCCTCGACCGGCTGCTGGACCTGCTGCTCATCGCCGTCCTGCGGGCGCACTTCGCCGCGCACGACGCGCCCGGCTGGTACCGCGCGATGAGCGACCCCGTGGTGGGCAAGGCCATGCGCATGCTGCACAACAACCCGGCCCACCCCTGGACGGTCGCCACCCTGGCCGCCGAGGTGGGCGTCTCCCGGGCCGCGCTGGCCAGGCGCTTCACCGAGCTGGTCGGCGAGCCGCCGATGTCCTTCCTCACCGACTGGCGGCTGGCGCTGGCCGCCGACCTGCTGCGCGAGCCCGACGCCACGATCGGCTCGGTGGCCAGGAAGGTCGGCTACGGCAGCCCGTTCGCACTCAGCGCGGCCTTCAAGCGGGTGCGCGGCATCAGCCCGCAGGAACACCGGGCGGCGGCTAAGTGA
- a CDS encoding PspC domain-containing protein, which translates to MYRSREHRIIAGVCGGLADKMGLPPTLVRILWLLLSLIPGPLWVVYVVMWILVPEAPKGYRTAA; encoded by the coding sequence ATGTACCGCTCTCGTGAGCACCGGATCATCGCAGGCGTCTGCGGCGGGCTCGCCGACAAGATGGGCCTGCCGCCCACCCTCGTACGGATCCTCTGGCTGCTGCTGTCGCTCATCCCCGGACCGCTCTGGGTCGTCTACGTCGTGATGTGGATCCTCGTCCCGGAAGCGCCGAAGGGTTACCGTACGGCCGCCTGA
- a CDS encoding DinB family protein: protein MTTTRRADMFTEDGRPSDDDPREHGPRLGDERGTLAESLRCLRLTLELKCAGLDAEAMARRAVEPSTMSLLGLVRHLAEVERATFRRLMAGQDVPKLYTSDTDRDGDFDGAVADPEVVAQAWRAWREEVEFSTRFLAEAPSLDITADDPQNLHGSGGGAMSLREVVIGMIEEYARHMGHVDLLRERIDGRIGQ from the coding sequence ATGACGACGACTCGACGTGCGGACATGTTCACCGAGGACGGCCGGCCCTCCGACGACGACCCCCGCGAGCACGGCCCCCGGCTCGGCGACGAGCGCGGCACGCTGGCCGAATCCCTGCGCTGCCTGCGGCTCACGCTGGAGCTGAAGTGCGCGGGCCTGGACGCGGAGGCCATGGCCCGCCGGGCGGTGGAGCCGTCCACGATGTCGCTGCTGGGCCTGGTGCGGCACCTGGCCGAGGTGGAGCGGGCGACGTTCCGCAGGCTGATGGCGGGGCAGGACGTGCCCAAGCTGTACACCTCCGACACCGACCGTGACGGTGACTTCGACGGTGCCGTCGCCGATCCCGAGGTGGTGGCGCAGGCGTGGCGGGCGTGGCGCGAGGAGGTGGAGTTCTCCACGCGATTCCTGGCCGAGGCGCCGAGCCTGGACATCACCGCCGACGACCCGCAGAACCTGCACGGCAGCGGCGGCGGCGCGATGTCGCTGCGCGAGGTGGTGATCGGCATGATCGAGGAGTACGCCCGCCACATGGGGCACGTGGACCTGCTGCGCGAGCGCATCGACGGGCGGATCGGCCAGTAG